The following proteins are encoded in a genomic region of Entelurus aequoreus isolate RoL-2023_Sb linkage group LG01, RoL_Eaeq_v1.1, whole genome shotgun sequence:
- the ssu72 gene encoding RNA polymerase II subunit A C-terminal domain phosphatase SSU72 → MPSHPLRVAVVCSSNQNRSMEAHNILSKRGFDVRSFGTGTHVKLPGPAPDKPNVYDFKTTYEQMYSDLVRKDKELYTQNGILHMLDRNKRIKSKPERFQKCREKFDLVITCEERVYDQVLEDLNSREQETLQPVHVINVDIQDNHEEATLGAFLICELCQCIQHTDDMENEIDELLQEFEDKSNRPFLHTVCFY, encoded by the exons ATGCCGAGCCACCCGCTGCGAGTAGCGGTTGTGTGCTCGAGCAACCAGAACCGCAGTATGGAAGCTCACAATATCCTCAG TAAACGTGGATTTGACGTGCGCTCGTTTGGGACTGGCACCCACGTGAAGCTACCCGGTCCTGCCCCAGACAAACCCAATGTGTACGACTTCAAAACAACATATGAACAGATGTACAGCGACTTGGTCCGCAAGGACAAGGAACT ATATACACAGAATGGAATCCTGCACATGCTTGACCGCAACAAGCGAATCAAGTCCAAGCCGGAGCGCTTTCAGAAGTGCAGGGAGAAGTTCGACCTGGTCATCACCTGTGAGGAGCGTGTCTACGACCAAGTGCTGGAGG ACCTCAACTCAAGGGAGCAGGAAACCCTGCAGCCTGTACACGTCATCAACGTGGACATTCAGGACAACCACGAGGAAGCAACGCTGGGCGCCTTCCTCATCTGTGAGCTGTGTCAATGT ATCCAGCACACGGACGACATGGAGAACGAAATTGACGAGCTGCTGCAAGAGTTTGAGGACAAGAGCAACAGGCCTTTCCTTCACACGGTCTGCTTCTACTGA